A DNA window from Calliphora vicina chromosome 1, idCalVici1.1, whole genome shotgun sequence contains the following coding sequences:
- the LOC135958602 gene encoding uncharacterized protein LOC135958602 produces MRRSKAPSVLNKAKRVSDSNDYSNETEVGGHDSDPEDEQYNWGSRTHNGEIKPNRFENKRIFNIVWRDISTKKHKTWKGDGTLEVNNLIVKAILKDETGKYLGCSTKFNKNDIAPDFQMVIGGKEIEIQNEITEEDELHELRKRQVLNRNWGEEWISPKELTEEDKKPKGSFKFKPILMLKPPEVPLSVNLKSNWETKETQKQNTSFGINKSDICSSSQINLKTPPSTGLCREFICFVRPSELQQFLLLKAVEYYTSVKSCLTLEKIQSLDIDHILKHICNHPSFINHKSTTNELMRYLIPTLPDWSEMGPFDSGKLEFVQYFLSDLTKFKPQHCIILAINSNVLNMLQGLCDFMNIKCLRLNTNLSKDDKSRVIDEFCSSEKDLTQVLLVNSQEVMKTFDLSTYCNKLIIFEEFSKNINISNLLHKYKEMSVYYLVTAFSIEELLLLDTYNNNNRENLLELIDELVNISNMDNDCCYLHSKIECNCFESTDECVNANNIFIKNWQHFKIPFDVQLLKISSLENSAENIVSIFCRNLHL; encoded by the exons ATGAGACGTTCTAAGGCACCATCTGttttaaataaagcaaaacgTGTGAGTGATTCCAATGATTACAGTAATGAGACTGAAGTAGGTGGCCATGATTCAGATCCCGAGGATGAACAATATAACTGGGGTTCTCGTACTCATAATGGTGAAATTAAACCCAACAGATTTGAAAACAAACGAATTTTTAATATAGTATGGCGTGATATATCtactaaaaaacataaaacttggAAAGGAGATGGAACGCTGGAGGTAAATAATTTGATAGTAAAGGCCATTTTGAAAGATGAAACAGGCAAATACTTGGGatgttcaacaaaatttaacaaaaacgaCATAGCTCCAGACTTTCAGATGGTAATCGGAGGcaaagaaattgaaatacaaaatgaaatcaCGGAAGAAGACGAATTGCATGAACTTCGTAAGAGACAAGTTCTAAATCGAAACTGGGGTGAGGAGTGGATATCTCCTAAAGAGCTGACTGAGGAAGATAAGAAACCGAAaggaagttttaaatttaaacctaTTTTAATGTTAAAGCCTCCAGAAGTACCCTTAAGTGTCAATTTAAAATCCAACTGGGAAACGAAAGAAacgcaaaaacaaaatacttctTTCGGTATCAACAAATCTGACATTTGTTCATCTAgccaaattaatttaaaaactccTCCAAGTACTGGTTTATGTAGAGAATTTATTTGCTTTGTAAGACCCTCTGAATTGCAACAATTCCTTCTTCTAAAGGCAGTAGAATACTATACCTCGGTAAAATCTTGTTTAACTCTGGAAAAAATACAATCACTTGATATAGATCACATTCTAAAACACATTTGCAACCATCCTTCATTTATCAACCATAAATCTACCACAAATGAATTAATGCGCTATCTAATACCCACCTTACCCGATTGGTCCGAAATGGGTCCTTTTGATTCGGGTAAATTGGAATTTGTCCAGTATTTTTTATCCGATTTAACAAAGTTTAAGCCTCAACATTGCATAATTCTTGCAATAAATTCAAATGTCTTAAATATGCTACAAGGTTTATGTGATTTCATGAATATAAAGTGTTTACGGTTAAATACAAATCTCTCCAAAGACGACAAATCACGAGTTATAGATGAATTTTGTTCATCAGAAAAGGACTTAACTCAAGTTTTACTAGTAAATTCTCAAGAAGTAATGAAAACTTTTGATTTGTCTACTTACTGCAACAAACTTATAATTTTTGaggaattttccaaaaatattaacatatcAAATTTACTGCATAAATACAAAGAAATGAGTGTATATTATTTGGTCACTGCATTTTCTATTGAAGAATTATTACTGCTTGATacatataataacaataatagagAAAACTTGTTGGAACTAATAGATGAATTGGTTAATATATCAAATATGGACAATGATTGCTGTTATCTACATTCGAAAATTGAATGTAACTGCTTTGAAAGTACTGATGAATGTGTTAATGCTAATAATATATTCATAAAGAAttggcaacattttaaaattccatttgATGTGCAACTTTTAAAG attTCTTCTTTGGAAAACTCGGCGGAAAATATTGTTtcaattttttgtagaaatcttcatttataa
- the Dcr-1 gene encoding endoribonuclease Dcr-1 has product MSFHWCDNLHTAVFSPRDYQVELLAAAFERNTMICLGHKSSKEFISLKLMQELGRETRSEKSKISIYLSVNKAPAMFTMLQHLTDLRVYQEPSAAPSIELPEGYHVYILHPKTCLNLLNEDKIQMKNINLLVLEDCHQDNVQCDIIAIFKNFYIPQELKYMPKVLGLAGPLHSAGCALAELSAMLNTLENTVQCKTETASDIVTVLRYCAKPFEFIVQCAPYKQSELCSLLQDILLTRKAFLTDHRYDPFEIYSTDEFLEELKDIPDPKKEPLEFLDIMLQVLLEMGPWSADRVAFNMYQRIEKQKIKTPHERHYILLCLVNTALLEVHALCEQNFRKFKNNHKDCVENYSSPKVLRLLEVLRLFKPDDNISKNDTMKRISLELDSMDFQKLTRILETKCHSVEQAVEKQQLESRSIVENLDSIVKPEFHMKMTNEKLNSGTEVDSKPVSNTNKSDDTTTSNKAQPLSNINRRQSGGHNHNRPKRRPFRRHHRDHHDAADTLCSIIFCNSNYIARVLFELLAEMSRHDPELKFIKCQFTTDRVADPITEPKEAEAEHRRQEEVLKRFRMHDCNVLIGTSVLEEGIDVPKCNLVVRWDAPSTYRSYVQCKGRARAVPAYHIVLVASDWKDLTNLATTNEQIKDRSHRLVCSLEEDEDNCITDSDNSEKGQEDDDDEDGDEDDKINGISTKKKFVYGSIKGTIKILNPEVITNKHPSKPSTISSDLILKEIKDETLAIEDIQEHNIVNNDVENSYDTTANDKNSNKTVLNEGDNNTLNDSISLNESFNSNKSVIKACDTHKVIDIEEINESNSNMAESHCEKHNSEPTSSSKTNDDYTMFYIDEDLKNLEIKTNKIDQSSNSVQKAKEKKKFVCLLSEFDESDGENSQSIFEIKQFENMDNTTNTIVQQMAEYREIEKMLLHKCANIEPPENEHREADIFNKCIKPYKPLVRLLTGASVDLSNSIALVNKYCAKLPSDTFTKLTPLWRCAHTKRNNITMYQYTLRLPINSPLKYDIVGLPMPTHILARRMAALQACIELHKSGELDDNLQPIGKEGFRAIEMDWENFELEEQDEKIVMENSEPRPGTTKRRQYYYKRIASEFCDCRPVAGVPCYLYLLDLTLQCPIPEEQNTRGRKIYPPEDALQGFGILTLKKIPKVSSFPIFTRSGEVKVSLVLHPQRVVLTEKQISCINTFINYTFTKVLRLKKFLMLFDPESTENCVFIVPTVKTVDDDKTIDWKFLEIIEQNANMMPTPVPEEERHAKEFSADRFNDAVVMPWYRNQDQPHYFYVAEICHQLSPLSMFPSKKYRTFMHYYYLKYGLKIHPKQPLLDVDHTSARLNFLTPRYVNRKGVALPTSSEATKRAKRENLELKQILVPELCTVHPFPASLWRTAVCLPCILYRINGLLLADDIRKKVVKDMALGQIELSEDKDWPMLDFGWCLSDVLKKTKANKLKNTDDDNDGEQSDGENFGQKDKSKKATPNDPEVLDDLLKSDKQDKTSMDEESNPDDVPGFVEIGTWSNEMANNLDYRFYDSDTDDEDYDEVLNDLISVSYKINENAARATSPTFTDIQLDEKDDMPPIKKPKAKKQEPAFAYYDSDISYAESCFDSDVEMIDDTESTDEDDIVITSKNEAETIETEQDIEKLNKQLSIIQATKANDRDYQETKNLQVGYNFLDIKHEISENLKQSIEQFEKSTKQLIYDIRNSGMLVEYDRNIKLPVKIKESNKDKNTLELCLDTFKQFIPYATDYDFMKFLSNDQALNQALNVDQLYSFNLKWLSNHPEELYTIDGCGDLFDSFNDSPKLILSETGKKLIRIDFESQGKEYIKEKQMQDSSNEYSKNLKHFPVENFSFDYQPDLSTHAGPSPSIILQALTMSNANDGINLERLETIGDSFLKYAITTYLYITYENVHEGKLSHLRSKQVANLNLYRLGRRKLLGEYMIATKFEPSDNWLPPCYYVPKELEKALIEAKIPPHYWSLVDLVNIKKLTNAEICELVRKKADEWGCNFSDQDVGEGNGGNITTANHDWDDPNHVPFEFSCFIPYNLVSQHSIPDKSVADCVEALIGAYLIECGLRGALLFMAWLGIRVIPYERVPYNSDKARESGNTLPDKDGMITVYGSWTPPKSPLLHYTPNAEKELDALLEGYDEFEKNLGYKFRDRSYLLQAMTHASYTPNRLTDCYQRLEFLGDAVLDYLITRHLYEDPRQHSPGALTDLRSALVNNTIFASLAVRHGFHKYFRHLSPGLNEVIDRFVRIQTENGHSISEEYYLLSEEECDDAEDVEVPKALGDVFESVAGAIFLDSNMSLDAVWLVYYNMMRPEIELFSNSVPKSPIRELLELEPETAKFGKPEKLADGRRVRVTVEVFCKGTYRGIGRNYRIAKCTAAKCALRQLKKKGLVEKRV; this is encoded by the exons ATGTCTTTTCATTGGTGTGATAACTTACATACAGCGGTTTTTAGTCCTCGAGACTATCAAGTCGAACTTTTGGCAGCCGCCTTTGAACGAAACACGATGATATGTTTGGGCCATAAGTCTTCCAAAGAATTTATCTCTCTTAAGTTAATGCAAGAACTAGGCCGTGAAACACGTTCGGAGAAAtctaaaataagtatttatttaagtgTCAATAAAGCTCCAGCTATGTTCACCATGTTGCAGCATTTAACGGATTTGAGAGTATATCAGGAACCTTCTGCAGCACCAAGTATTGAACTACCAGAGGGTTATCATGTTTATATCTTACATCCCAAAACCTGTTTGAATTTGTTAAATGAGgataaaatacaaatgaaaaacataaatttattggtTTTGGAAGACTGTCATCAGGATAATGTACAATGCGATATTATAgcgatttttaagaatttttatatacCCCAAGAGCTGAAGTACATGCCAAAGGTATTGGGTTTGGCTGGTCCTCTACATAGTGCCGGTTGTGCTTTAGCAGAACTTTCAGCAATGCTTAATACTTTGGAAAATACAGTGCAATGTAAAACGGAAACTGCTAGCGATATAGTTACAGTATTAAG ATATTGCGCCAAACCCTTTGAATTCATTGTCCAATGTGCGCCTTACAAACAAAGTGAATTGTGCTCTTTACTACAGGACATTCTATTGACTCGCAAAGCGTTTCTTACTGATCATCGTTACGACCCgtttgaaatttatagtactgATGAGTTTCTAGAAGAATTAAAAGACATACCAGATCCTAAAAAAGAACCACTTGAATTTTTAGATATTATGCTACAAGTTTTATTAGAAATGGGTCCATGGTCCGCCGATAGGGTCGCATTCAATATGTATCAACGCATAGAGAAGCAAAAGATAAAAACTCCACACGAACGCCACTATATTCTTTTATGTCTAGTAAATACAGCTCTCTTAGAAGTTCATGCTCTATGTGagcaaaattttcgaaaatttaagaATAATCATAAAGACTGCGTAGAAAATTATTCGAGCCCAAAGGTGTTGAGACTGTTGGAAGTTTTAAGATTGTTTAAGCCAGATGACAATATAAGTAAAAATGATACAATGAAGCGCATAAGTTTAGAATTAGATTCAAtggattttcaaaaacttactCGTATTCTGGAAACCAAATGTCATTCAGTTGAGCAAGCTGTTGAAAAACAACAGCTAGAGTCCCGATCAATAGTTGAAAATCTCGATTCGATTGTTAAACCTGAATTTCACATGAAAATGACAAACGAAAAATTAAACTCTGGCACAGAAGTGGATAGTAAACCTGTAAGCAATACCAATAAGTCTGATGACACAACTACTTCAAATAAAGCTCAACCATTATCTAACATAAATCGTCGTCAATCTGGTGGACATAATCATAATCGTCCCAAGAGACGACCATTTCGACGTCATCATCGTGATCATCATGATGCCGCTGACACTCTGTGTTCTATAATATTTTGCAATTCAAATTACATAGCCCGagtactttttgaattgttGGCCGAAATGAGTAGACATGATCCcgaattgaaatttattaaatgccAATTTACCACGGACCGAGTAGCCGACCCAATAACCGAACCAAAAGAAGCCGAGGCAGAGCATCGAAGACAAGAGGAAGTTTTAAAACGTTTTCGCATGCATGATTGCAACGTGTTAATTGGTACATCTGTTCTGGAAGAGGGAATAGATGTACCTAAATGTAATTTGGTAGTTAGATGGGATGCTCCCTCTACATACCGTAGTTATGTTCAATGTAAGGGAAGAGCTAGAGCGGTACCAGCGTATCATATAGTATTAGTCGCGTCTGACTGGAAAGATTTAACAAATCTAGCGACCACAAATGAACAAATCAAAGACAGAAGTCATCGTTTAGTATGCAGTTTAGAAGAGGATGAAGACAATTGTATAACCGATTCAGATAATTCGGAAAAAGGCCAAGAAGATGATGACGACGAAGACGGAGACGAAGACGATAAAATTAATGGCATTTCTacgaaaaaaaagtttgtataTGGTTCCATTAAAggtacaataaaaatattaaatccaGAGGTGATAACTAACAAACATCCATCGAAACCTTCTACAATTAGCAGTGatttaatattgaaagaaaTCAAGGATGAAACTCTAGCTATAGAAGACATACAAGAgcacaacatagttaataacgATGTCGAAAATAGTTATGACACCACCGCTAATGATAAGAACTCTAACAAAACAGTATTGAATGAAGGTGATAACAACACTTTAAATGATTCCATTAGTTTAAATGAAAGCTTTAATTCCAATAAATCTGTGATAAAAGCATGCGATACTCATAAAGTGATTGACAtagaagaaataaatgaaagtaATAGTAACATGGCCGAATCTCATTGCGAAAAACATAATTCTGAACCTACAAGTTCATCGAAAACGAATGATGATTATACAATGTTTTATATTGATGAAGATCTGAAAAACTTGGAAATTAAGACCAATAAAATCGATCAATCCTCAAATTCTGTTCAAAAAGCgaaggaaaagaaaaaattcgttTGTTTGCTCAGCGAGTTCGATGAATCTGACGGAGAAAATAGTCAATCTATATTTGAAATCAAGcagtttgaaaatatggataataCAACAAATACAATTGTTCAGCAAATGGCAGAATATAGGGAAATTGAAAAG atGCTTCTTCATAAATGCGCCAACATAGAGCCTCCAGAAAATGAACATAGAGAAGCcgacatttttaacaaatgcaTTAAACCGTATAAACCATTGGTTCGTCTACTAACGGGCGCATCTGTAGATTTAAGTAATTCAATAGCATTAGTAAATAAATACTGTGCCAAATTACCTAGCGATACGTTTACTAAACTAACACCACTATGGCGTTGTGCCCACACCAAGCGTAATAATATAACAATGTACCAGTACACCTTAAGATTGCCAATTAATTCACCGTTAAAATATGATATTGTTGGCTTACCAATGCCTACACATATTTTAGCTCGTAGAATGGCTGCATTACAGGCCTGCATTGAGTTACACAAATCTGGAGAATTAGATGATAACTTACAGCCTATAGGCAAGGAAGGGTTCAGAGCAATTGAAATGGATTGGGAAAACTTCGAATTAGAAGAACAAGATGAAAAAATAgtaatggaaaattctgaaccAAGACCGGGTACAACTAAAAGAAGGCAATACTATTATAAAAGA attgCTTCAGAGTTTTGCGACTGTCGACCTGTTGCTGGTGTACCATGTTACTTGTACTTACTGGATCTCACTCTACAATGTCCCATACCGGAAGAACAAAACACTAGAGGTCGCAAAATATACCCACCAGAAGATGCGTTGCAAGGTTTTGGCATTTTAACTCTCAAGAAAATACCTAAAGTTAGTTCGTTTCCTATATTTACTCGTTCGGGAGAAGTTaaggtttctttagttttacATCCGCAACGTGTGGTACTAACTGAAAAGCAAATTTCTTGCATTAACACGTTTATTAATTACACATTTACCAAAGTGTTGcgtttgaaaaagtttttaatgctTTTCGATCCAGAGTCTACCGAAAATTGTGTCTTTATAGTGCCCACGGTCAAAACGGTAGATGATGACAAGACTATTGATTGGAAATTTTTAGAGATAATAGAACAGAACGCCAATATGATGCCCACCCCTGTGCCCGAAGAAGAACGTCATGCTAAAGAATTCTCAGCAGACAGGTTCAATGATGCTGTTGTAATGCCCTGGTATCGCAATCAGGACCAGCCTCACTACTTCTATGTAGCTGAAATATGTCACCAACTGTCTCCCTTAAGCATGTTTCCCAGCAAGAAATATCGCACATTTATGCAttactattatttaaaatacgGCTTGAAAATTCATCCAAAACAACCGTTGCTAGATGTGGACCACACCAGTGCAAGATTAAACTTCCTTACACCTCGCTACGTCAATCGTAAGGGTGTAGCTTTGCCAACAAGTTCTGAGGCAACTAAAAGAGCTAAACGGGAAAATTTGGAATTGAAGCAAATACTTGTGCCAGAATTGTGTACTGTGCATCCATTTCCTGCCTCGTTATGGCGTACTGCAGTGTGCCTACCTTGTATTTTGTACAGAATAAACGGTCTGCTGTTGGCTGATGACATACGCAAGAAAGTTGTAAAAGATATGGCTTTAGGACAAATTGAATTATCTGAAGATAAAGATTGGCCTATGTTGGATTTCGGCTGGTGTTTAAGTGACGTTTTGAAGAAAACGAAAGCCAACAAACTCAAAAACactgatgatgataatgacggGGAACAATCAGATGGTGAAAATTTCGGTCAAAAAGATAAGAGTAAAAAGGCTACGCCAAATGATCCAGAAGTTCTCGAcgatttattaaaatcggacaaacAAGATAAGACTTCTATGGACGAAGAAAGCAATCCTGACGATGTGCCTGGTTTTGTTGAAATAGGAACATGGTCTAATGAAATGGCTAACAATTTGGATTATAGATTTTATGACTCTGATACGGATGATGAGGACTACGATGAAGTTTTAAACGATTTAATTTCAGTATCCTACAAAATTA ATGAAAATGCAGCTAGAGCAACATCCCCAACCTTCACCGACATACAGTTGGATGAAAAAGATGATATGCCACCAATCAAAAAACCTAAAGCGAAGAAACAAGAACCTGCCTTTGCCTACTATGACTCAGATATATCATATGCCGAATCATGTTTTGACAGTGATGTTGAAATGATTGATGACACAGAGTCCACCGATGAAGATGACATAGTTATAACCTCAAAGAATGAAGCTGAAACTATAGAAACCGAGCAGGATATAGAAAAACTTAATAAACAACTTTCAATTATACAAGCGACAAAAGCCAATGATCGGGATTATCAGGAAACTAAAAATCTTCAAGTGGGTTACAATTTTCTGGATATTAAACACGAAATTTCAGagaatttaaaacaatctatagaacaatttgaaaaatcaaCTAAACAATTAATATACGACATACGAAATTCAGGTATGTTGGTTGAGTATGATCGCAATATAAAATTGCCCGTAAAAATCAAAGAATCGAACAAAGATAAAAATACATTAGAATTGTGTTTAGACACTTTTAAGCAATTTATACCTTACGCAACCGATTATGACTTTATGAAGTTTCTGTCGAATGATCAAGCTCTTAATCAAGCCTTGAATGTTGATCAGCTATActcttttaatttgaaatggTTAAGCAATCACCCCGAAGAGTTGTATACAATTGATGGATGTGGAGATCTGTTTGACAGCTTTAATGACTCTCCAAAACTAATTTTGTCAGAAACAGGAAAGAAACTAATTCGTATCGACTTTGAAAGTCAGGGAAAGGAGTATatcaaagaaaaacaaatgcaaGATTCCTCAAACGAATATAGCAagaatttgaaacattttcctGTAGAGAACTTTAGTTTCGATTATCAACCCGACTTGTCTACACATGCTGGGCCTAGTCCTAGTATTATACTACAAGCCCTTACTATGTCAAATGCAAATGATGGTATAAATTTAGAAAGACTGGAAACTATAGGtgattcttttttaaaatatgccaTTACCACCTATTTGTATATTACGTATGAAAATGTTCACGAAGGAAAGTTGAGTCATTTGCGCTCAAAACAAGTGGCTAATTTAAATCTCTATCGCTTGGGCAGGCGAAAACTATTGGGCGAGTATATGATTGCTACTAAATTTGAGCCCAGCGATAATTGGCTGCCACCGTGTTATTACGTACCCAAAGAATTAGAAAAAGCTTTAATAGAAGCCAAAATACCTCCACACTATTGGAGTTTAGTTGATTTAGTCAATATTAAAAAGCTGACAAATGCTGAAATCTGTGAATTGGTTCGTAAGAAGGCTGACGAGTGGGGTTGCAATTTTTCG gATCAGGATGTTGGTGAAGGAAACGGTGGCAACATAACAACAGCGAATCACGATTGGGATGATCCGAATCACGTTCCTTTTGAGTTTTCTTGTTTCATACCATATAATTTAGTATCACAACACAGTATTCCAG ATAAATCTGTAGCCGATTGTGTTGAGGCTCTAATAGGTGCATATCTTATTGAGTGTGGTCTAAGAGGAGCCTTACTATTTATGGCTTGGTTGGGTATTCGAGTTATTCCATACGAACGTGTACCATATAATTCTGATAAAGCAAGAGAGTCAGGTAATACTTTGCCCGATAAAGATGGAATGATAACCGTTTATGGTTCATGGACTCCACCAAAATCTCCACTGTTGCACTATAcaccaaatgctgaaaaagaGCTTGACGCCTTACTGGAGGGTTATGATGAATTCGAGAAAAATTTGGGTTATAAATTTCGAGACAGATCTTATTTATTGCAAGCCATGACACATGCTTCTTACACACCAAATAGATTGACGGATTGTTATCAACGTCTCGAATTTTTGGGTGATGCAGTGTTGGATTATTTGATAACTCGTCATTTATATGAAGACCCTAGACAACATTCACCGGGAGCGTTAACAGATCTACGATCAGCATTGGTCAACAATACCATATTTGCGTCATTAGCAGTTAGACATGGCTTTCACAAATACTTCAGACATTTGTCGCCAGGCCTCAACGAAGTTATTGATCGTTTTGTGCGAATACAAACTGAAAATGGTCATAGTATAAGTGAAGAG TATTATTTGTTGTCCGAAGAGGAATGCGATGATGCTGAAGATGTTGAGGTACCAAAGGCCTTAGGTGATGTGTTTGAATCGGTAGCAGGAGCCATATTCTTAGACTCAAATATGTCCCTAGATGCTGTATGGCTAGTTTACTACAATATGATGCGTCCTGAAATAGAACTATTTAGCaattctgtgccaaaatcgCCAATAAGAGAATTATTAGAATTAGAGCCTGAAACTGCAAAATTCGG CAAACCTGAAAAGCTAGCGGACGGCCGTCGAGTTCGAGTTACGGTCGAAGTATTTTGCAAAGGCACTTATCGTGGAATTGGTAGAAACTATCGAATAGCTAAGTGCACTGCTGCGAAATGTGCTTTACgtcaattaaagaaaaagggtTTAGTTGAAAAACGAGTATAA
- the Srp14 gene encoding signal recognition particle 14 kDa protein, with protein sequence MVLLDNSSFIIRLQKLANSAKTDSSFTVTFKRYNGHDKPKPREGKPALPEPEEYMCLMRAQSKSKKLSTVVKHEDVPKMMTMYAQFMKSSMDGLKRVKKVKSKAKAAKG encoded by the exons atggttttgcttGATAATTCTTcg tttataatacGTTTGCAGAAGCTTGCAAATTCAGCAAAAACAGATTCTTCATTCACTGTAACTTTTAAAAGAT ACAATGGTCATGACAAACCTAAGCCACGCGAAGGAAAACCAGCACTACCTGAGCCTGAAGAATACATGTGTCTGATGAGAGCtcaatcaaaatctaaaaag cTTTCCACTGTGGTTAAACATGAGGATGTTCCCAAAATGATGACCATGTATGCTCAATTCATGAAAAGTAGTATGGATGGCTTGAAACGTGTTAAAAAGGTTAAAAGTAAAGCCAAAGCCGCTAAGGGCTAA
- the Rpt2 gene encoding 26S proteasome regulatory subunit 4, with protein sequence MGQNQSAQGGSGDKKDDKDKKKKYEPPIPTRVGKKKKRAKGPDAAMKLPQVTPHTRCRLKLLKLERIKDYLMMEEEFIRNQERLKPQDEKNEEERSKVDDLRGTPMSVGNLEEIIDDNHAIVSTSVGSEHYVSILSFVDKDQLEPGCSVLLNHKVHAVVGVLSDDTDPMVTVMKLEKAPQETYADIGGLDTQIQEIKESVELPLTHPEYYEEMGIKPPKGVILYGPPGTGKTLLAKAVANQTSATFLRVVGSELIQKYLGDGPKLVRELFRVAEEHAPSIVFIDEIDAVGTKRYDSNSGGEREIQRTMLELLNQLDGFDSRGDVKVIMATNRIETLDPALIRPGRIDRKIEFPLPDEKTKRRIFNIHTSRMTLAEDVNLSELIMAKDDLSGADIKAICTEAGLMALRERRMKVTNEDFKKSKESVLYRKKEGTPEGLYL encoded by the exons ATG ggTCAAAATCAATCGGCTCAAGGAGGTTCTGGAGATAAAAAAGATGACAAAGACAAAAAGAAGAAGTACGAGCCTCCAATTCCAACTCGTGTGGGCAAAAAGAAGAAGCGTGCAAAGGGTCCCGATGCGGCTATGAAATTGCCCCAAGTCACACCTCACACGCGATGCCGGTTGAAGCTATTAAAATTGGAACGCATCAAGGATTATCTGATGATGGAGGAAGAATTCATACGCAACCAAGAACGTCTCAAGCCACAAGATGAGAAAAATGAAGAAGAACGTTCCAAGGTTGACGATTTGAGAGGCACACCCATGTCAGTTGGTAATTTGGAGGAGATTATCGACGACAATCATGCCATAGTATCGACCAGTGTGGGCTCAGAACATTATGTCAGCATATTGTCCTTTGTGGACAAAGATCAGCTCGAGCCTGGTTGCTCAGTGCTATTAAATCACAAAGTTCATGCTGTAGTCGGTGTACTCAGTGATGACACAGATCCCATGGTGACCGTAATGAAGTTAGAGAAAGCTCCTCAAGAAACATATGCTGATATTGGAGGCTTGGATACACAAATTCAGGAAATTAAAGAATCAGTAGAGCTGCCACTGACACATCCTGAGTATTATGAAGAAATGGGTATAAAACCTCCCAAGGGTGTTATTTTGTATGGACCTCCCGGAACAGGCAAAACACTTTTGGCAAAGGCAGTTGCTAATCAGACTTCTGCTACGTTCTTGCGAGTTGTGGGCTCTGaattgattcaaaaatatttaggcGATGGTCCAAAATTGGTAAGAGAACTTTTCCGTGTTGCAGAAGAACATGCTCCTTCCATTGTATTCATTGATGAAATCGATGCAGTTGGCACAAAACGTTATGATTCCAATTCTGGCGGTGAGAGAGAAATTCAAAGAACTATGTTGGAATTGTTGAATCAATTGGATGGTTTTGATTCCAGAGGCGATGTCAAG gTTATTATGGCCACGAATCGTATAGAAACATTGGATCCTGCTCTTATTCGTCCAGGTCGTATAGATCGTAAGATAGAATTTCCCCTGCCCGATGAAAAAACCAAACGTCGcattttcaatatacatacatcgcGTATGACCTTAGCCGAAGATGTCAATCTAAGCGAATTGATCATGGCCAAGGATGATTTATCTGGTGCCGACATCAAAGCTATATGTACTGAAGCTGGTTTAATGGCTTTACGTGAACGGCGCATGAAAGTTACTAACGAAgactttaaaaaatcgaaagaaAGTGTTTTGTACCGTAAAAAAGAGGGCACTCCCGAAGGTCTTTATTTATAA
- the LOC135964015 gene encoding uncharacterized protein LOC135964015 produces MLATNDEVNGTDFYEVNKNNFQQIKRKATKIGYADGVNDGRESVFQSGFDQGYKDGLRTSFDLEKFRFFFKNLNTDKINSKELLKEKEEYEKLALMESKSQQHFKYLSHTDESLDLVSQKQSEHVDEIIQKIAQKLPRTTVLLNVQSSTDVM; encoded by the exons atgtTGGCTACAAACGATGAAGTTAATGGCACTGATTTTTAcgaagttaataaaaataattttcaacaaataaaacGCAAAGCAACTAag ATTGGTTATGCTGATGGTGTTAATGATGGTCGTGAAAGTGTCTTCCAAAGTGGATTTGACCAAGGATATAAAGATGGACTACGAACTAGTTTCGATTTAGAAAAATTccgatttttctttaaaaacttaaatacagATAAAATAAACAGTAAGGAATTGCTTAAAGAAAAAGAGGAATATGAGAAACTTGCACTAATGGAATCGAAATCTCAACAGCATTTCAAATACCTTAGTCACACAGATGAAAGCTTAGATCTTGTATCCCAAAAGCAAAGTGAGCATGTTGatgaaataattcaaaaaattgcacaaaaattgCCAAGAACAACTGTTTTATTAAATGTGCAATCGAGTACAGAtgttatgtaa